From the genome of Thiovibrio frasassiensis:
GGCCTGTCCCTATAACATTCCCAAATTTGAATGGGATTCTCCCTTCCCGGAGATCGTCAAATGCCAGTTGTGCGCCCATCTTCTGGTCAAGGGCGGGATTTCCGCCTGCTGCGCTGCTTGTCCCACCGGCGCTTCATTGTTTGGTCCGGTTGAGAAGCTGCGTAGCGAGGCCAAGCGGCGCATGGCCATGGAGCCAGGAGAGTACTACGATTTTCCGGTGGCCAATATCGATGGCACTGAGGTGCAGCAGCATCGGGCCGGTGCTTATGTCCAGCATATCTATGGTGAGCGTGAGCTTGGCGGTTCTCAGGTCCTTTACCTGGCCGGAGTGCCGTTTGCCTCCCTCGGCTTGCCCGAACTGCCGGAGGATTCCTACGTCGCCTTGGCGGACGGCATCCAGTACGCGATTTACAAGGGCATGGTCTATCCCCTCGTGGTCCTGGGCGGTTTGATCTATATCATCCGGAACAGGGAAGAGAAAAAAGAGTAGGGATTTACATCCTGTTTTCTCACGGAAAGGAGTGTTCCCATGCAGGAAAGACAAGCATTAGGAGGCAAGGTACTGACCGTGCCTTTCAAGGTATGCGCAGCCATCGTGCTCATTGGCCTTTTTTTTCTCGGTAAACGGTTTATTTTTGGCATCGGTTCGGTCACCAACATGAACGACGGCTATCCTTGGGGGATCTGGATCGCCTATGATGTGGTGGTGGGTACGGCCCTGGCCTGCGCCGGGTATTCCATCGCCCTGATCGTCTATGTGTTTAACAAAGGTGAATATTCGCCCCTGGTGCGACCCGCCTTGATGACCAGCATGTTCGGCTACACCCTGGCCGGAATCTCGGTTATTTTCGACATCGGTCGCTACTGGCAGGCCTACAATATCTTTCTGCCGTGGCTCAGTAACTTGCATTCGGTGATGTTTGAGGTTGCTCTCTGTATCGGCACCTATATTCTGGTATTGTGGATGGAATTTGCCCCGACCCTGCTGGAAAAATTCAAAGCAGCCAGATTGCAGGCCAGGCTCAACCGGATCATCTTCGTCTTCATCGCCCTGGGCATCCTTCTGCCCACCATGCATCAGTCCTCCCTGGGCACCATGATGCTCATGGCCGGGCACAAGCTTTCCCCCCTCTGGTGGAGCGGCTTTCTCCCGCTGCTCTTTCTCATTACCGCCGTGGTCATCGGCTATGCCGCGGTGATCTTTGAGTCGCTTATTGCCTCGGTTGCCTTCAAGCGGCCGCTTGAGCTGCATCTGCTCAGTAAGATTTCAGCGCTCATGCCCTGGCTGCTTGGTCTGTATCTGGTAATTCGGATCGAGGATGTGAATCTGCGCGGCTATCTGCCCCTTGCCTTTGAAGGCGGGCTTTTGGGCAATCTCTTCCTGCTGGAAAATCTGTTGCTGCTTGCCGCCCTGCTGATCCTGGCCTATCCCAACAACCGACAGAATCCGCGCCTTTTGTTCATCGCTTCCTGCGCCATGTTGCTGGGCGGGAGCATGTACCGTTTCAATACCTACATTGTCGGGTTTGATCCCGGCACCGGCTGGCGGTATTTTCCCTCGGTGCCGGAACTGTTCATCACCTTCGGCATTATTGCCGCGGAAGTGATGGCCTACCTGTGGTTTGTCAAGACCTTGCCGGTATTGCCCAAATTCACTAAGGCATAAATTCGAAGGTAACTATTCAGCTCAGGGCTGGAAAGGTTCATAAAACACGAAACGTAATTGTTCAGCAGTGCCGCAGATGCACGGAAGAGGTCTGCGAAGTGTGCTGTTGCACACAAGCAGGCCGATGACAGCTAAGCGAGCGCAGCGAGACTGCGAAGCAAGATGCGGTGCTGCTGGGCAGTTACACCTGAAGGAGAGAGTGCATGGCTAAGAGAATCGTCGTTGATCCCATCACCAGAATCGAAGGGCATCTCCGGATTGATTGCGAGATTGACAACGGGAGGGTGACCAAGGCTTGGTCTTCCGGTCAGATGTGGCGCGGAATCGAGTTGATCCTCCAAGGCCGCGACCCGCGGGAGGCCTGGCTCTTCACCCAGCGGATCTGCGGGGTCTGCACCACTGTCCATGCCATTGCTTCGGTAAGGGCCGTGGAGAATGCCCTGAGCCTAGAGGTGCCCCTCAACGCCCAATACATCAGGAATATGATCATTGGCGCCCATGGGATATTTGATCATATTGTTCATTTTTATCATCTTTCCGCCCTGGACTGGGTGGACATCGTTTCCTCCCTTAAGGGCAGCCCCAAGGGGGCCGCAGCCCTTGGCCAGCAGCTTTCCCCCTGGCCCCGCAACAGCGAGCAGGAAATCCGGGCGGTGCAGGAAAAACTGAAAAGTTTTGTTGGTACCGGTCAGCTTGGCATCTTTGCCAGCGGCTACTGGGGACACCCGGCCATGAAACTCTCTCCGGACGTTAATCTGCTTGCCGCCACCCATTATTTCCAGGCCTTGGAATATCAGCGGAAGATCAACAAGGTGGTGGCCATTCTCGGCAGCAAGACCCCGCATATCCAGAATCTGGCCGTGGGCGGAG
Proteins encoded in this window:
- the hybA gene encoding hydrogenase 2 operon protein HybA codes for the protein MKIRRRDLLKGIAASGLLVAAEQSPAQAKRARKDLPPNAVGILYDSTLCIGCKVCEYACKQANNMPVEHTSSKEVMWDDPQDLSAKTLNIIKRYGVEGPKDTVEGFAFIKRHCMHCLDPACVSACPASALVKNPENGVVTYNKKACIGCRYCQVACPYNIPKFEWDSPFPEIVKCQLCAHLLVKGGISACCAACPTGASLFGPVEKLRSEAKRRMAMEPGEYYDFPVANIDGTEVQQHRAGAYVQHIYGERELGGSQVLYLAGVPFASLGLPELPEDSYVALADGIQYAIYKGMVYPLVVLGGLIYIIRNREEKKE
- the hybB gene encoding Ni/Fe-hydrogenase cytochrome b subunit, which encodes MQERQALGGKVLTVPFKVCAAIVLIGLFFLGKRFIFGIGSVTNMNDGYPWGIWIAYDVVVGTALACAGYSIALIVYVFNKGEYSPLVRPALMTSMFGYTLAGISVIFDIGRYWQAYNIFLPWLSNLHSVMFEVALCIGTYILVLWMEFAPTLLEKFKAARLQARLNRIIFVFIALGILLPTMHQSSLGTMMLMAGHKLSPLWWSGFLPLLFLITAVVIGYAAVIFESLIASVAFKRPLELHLLSKISALMPWLLGLYLVIRIEDVNLRGYLPLAFEGGLLGNLFLLENLLLLAALLILAYPNNRQNPRLLFIASCAMLLGGSMYRFNTYIVGFDPGTGWRYFPSVPELFITFGIIAAEVMAYLWFVKTLPVLPKFTKA